AGAGGGATAAAAGAGGGcagatttttaaaaggaaagaCTTTTGCCCAGTATTTTCCACTCGTTTCAAGAGGCTAAAGAAACTCCATCCTGTGTGAGTTCCATCTTTTTTACGAGTTGTAGAAGAGGGAAATACTTTCTGGCACACCCGAACTTTTACAGAGCAAAAGTAGGCCACATTTAGACAAGCCATCATCTTATAAAAAGGGAGACTACTGTTTTTAAAGGTGTCACATATGTGAAATGACTCAAGTTTGTTTGCTTATGTTAACTGTATCTGGAGATATTCTTTTAACCCATAGAAGTACCAAAAGTTCTCTTGAGTCATATTTTAATGTAACACACAAACTGTGTCAATACTGATGCTTTTGCTACTTGGATTGAAACAATTCCAATAAATAAGCAAATTCCACCTGTAAGTCAGTTCTAGTTAGGTTCAAAGCTCATTTTAGTTCAGGCTCCATATCAAAAGATCCTCTGAAAACCAGCTCACTTGTAAGTCTTCACCAATGAAAGGAAGAGCTCTCTGAAGTGTGCCGTTCCCATTTCTGCCAGTCCTAATCACCGGCAGAAGTAGAAGACACCTGACATAGGATGAACCAGCTGGAAACAGTTTGTTTCAATACAGTAAATACTGTCTGTCTAATGTTGAAGATAACCTCCTTTACTGAAGATTAAGATATGTAGGTAGGTTAGAGAATGCAACTTGACAGACTTACTTTAAGTCTCTGCCATAAGTTTAGTTTTTCATGGTGTTTCAGTAAGAGCTAAAACAGAATATCTTGTGAAACACTGCCCCCTTCTGGAAATATAAGAAGAGCTCTGAGTTAAGCCTCAACAtttaatgttaacattttttctttaaacctgTCCACCGTCATGACAGCACAGTGATGGGCTGGCTGCCACGTTGAGCCGAACACTGAATCTTAgatattattctttatttatttttgttgtttacacaTAACTGTTGGATTGGATTGCTGGTAGAAGAATAATAGGGTGAACAGAGGAGAGAAGGTAAGAcgaaaaaggaaagaaacaaaaaataaaaaaaacaaaactgtacaaTCAAatccaaacaggaaaaaaaaaacaaccaactgTTCCACCTTTAAAGAAACTGTTCAGTGAACTTCGACATTTTAGTCTTTCTTAATAagaccaggggtctcatttataaccgttgcgtacgcacaaaatggggcctgaaactggcgtacgcctcttttcacgcaaaggttgtgatttataaaaaacaaacttgacgtgaaaatgtgcggtctttcacggcagctctgacccatgcgtacgctggttttggaggctgggggaattggcgacacagatggagaggtggggaattaacaacacactgcatccagagtcctcttgtggcagcgtggggtcctgtcaccatgtctccaagaaaaataaatctcctaTCAACATATAATCAAtttgccactcacgacacttactcttatttgtcacgccactactgtggctaccaaacaaaataatttttcgaccctccacctcactcactaatgcatcgatttctgcctctgtgaagttgcgttttttggttcgcttccctgcggttgccattgttcatggatcacaacatggaacagctggctcattttaatacacgctgaggtaatttgcattgaccatttatggtggaaagtgggtgtgtagtgggcggaacatgagccaaattcacctgcgcaaacttcaaggacgagtgtgatttataaaggggaaattgcttgcacctgtgcgtacgcacggttttataattcagaatattttatggcgtacgccaacttccggttttgggcgtaagtacacttttagtaagaatcctacgcagttttataaatgagacccctggtaGTCTCCACAGAGAATCACAATGAATCCTACCAAACTATAAAGGATGATCAGGAAACGCTTGAGGAACCTGACAGAGCTCAAGGAGTTAGCCAGACCTCAGTAGTCCTCAGTCTTCACTTTGCACTGCAACAACCCTGCTCCATGCTGCAGGGagactgcaggaaaaaaaggTACTTTTGTCCTGGAGGTATAAACTGCAGGACAACATGACAACTTCTGCACACACATCCCAACCAGTTACAGGTTTTGGCATCACAAGAAAAGGTCCACATGATATTAAGCAGGTGCTTTAGTGCTGCAGCTTACTGATGTGTTTGTGtagtatgtatgcatgcatgacCATATTTAATATGCAGTTTTTTGTCATCCTGTTGTACAAGTTTCTAACAGCTTTAAAAGCTCATTATTTAGGAGAAACTGAAGAATCAAGAAAAAGCTTAATCAACTGAAATTCtactgttttattatattacatcAAAAACATGGACTGCACTGACATTGTCTGATTTTAGTGTAATTTAATCGGACAAAAACACAGCTTACTGCACTCCTATGAATAACAAAAGCCAGCTTTATTATTAAAGGTGGCCATTTTTTTGTGCGCTTTGACAAAAGTCTGATGGTTAGGAGGAAACCAGAGATAAATAGTACTTGCAAATAACTGATGTTAGCATCAACTTGTGCAGTTATGCCTTCCATAAAGACAATATAATCTGCATCACAAAGGAAAGGGTCTGAAGAAAGTTTAATTTGCTCTTTAGCCACTGACCATCTGCAGGTTTGagtttaaaatttcatttaacCAAAAAATGATTTGCAACCACTATTTGAGCCAGGTCGTGATGAAAGGTGCTGGAAGGGTTGTTTGATATCAGCTTCTACTTTTTGGCAGTCTGAAGACGGTCGCTCACATTCTCCCAGTTGATTACATTCCAGATGGCTTTCACATAGTCAGGCCGCACATTTTTGTATTGAAGATAGTAAGCGTGCTCCCATACATCTATACCAAGCAGGGGGATGAGACctgaaagacagaaacataCAGTCAAGCCCATTTGCAGCATAGGCCACATCTATAGTTCAAAGCTATTTTAAACTGACCTGTTGTTCCCTGCAGAGGATCCTGGTTAGCACAAGCAGCAATGCGAAGTCTTCCACTCTCCTTGTCATAGCCCAGCCATCCCCAGCCTGAGCCCTGCACTGCCACTGTGGCAGCAGACAtcttctccttcatcttctgGAAGGATCCAAAGTCCCGTTTGATGGCCTCCATTAACTCGCCTATAAGTTGTAAAACAGAAGAGCATTTCATTAGTGCAATAGTCACCATCTCGGTAAATTGTGCAAACTCAATTACTATTATTTGCTTTCtaagtatttattttgatttgcgGCTCGCTGTTTCCCACGgcgcatggtgggagggtttaAGGCAATGTGGGTGTGTGAGAGCGAGTGTTCTTATGAATCTGGCCACGGGTGCAAGGTTGAAGACTGGAGCTCTTCAGGCACCGACCGTGGTGGTTGCCAATTTTGGCCAACTGGGGCCTGTGCCTGTGGCTAAGattggggccttcctctgctgccttcTGGTTGGATTCAGGGCCATCTTCTTAATGTGATGGCAGGGATTCGTGCTCCGGGATTGTTCCTGACACTGAGATTCCACAGCTTCCAAGTAGTTACACAACCCCACTAGACATCAGGGGCGTCATGTACGTAGAATTGAGTAACTTTCATACTGAAAAATAGTCTACGCCCCAAAATATACAGATGTATGAATCTTTGCATAAACTTGTGCTTGTTTGGTTTGATTATTGATAGTTACTGTCTTAAGTGATGTGGAGCCATTATTCAGATGATAATTAGAGTTAGGccatcttttctctgtttttttttttttgtgaaaatctCACAATTGATCTTAAGACGCAAACAATCACCTCTTTGTCACACACAATTGAAGCTAGATCAAAGCTTCACATCATACCATCAAGGTCTTAATGCAGAACAAAATGGTCTGACATCAAAGTTAATGTCAAAAGAAGGAATCCTGCACATCGGTGTTGCAGCCTCAGGAGGAGGTTCAGCGATGATGGAATTTGTCTTTTGTACATCCTGATGTTTGTGTAAAACATGGCATATGGCACTTGTACTGTACATGAGACCCCAGGTCTCTGCTGCTTCAACATTAGTTTCCACTTTCATGGTACAGTTCTGTTCAATATCAGCTACCAGTTTAGCTTAGATCTATGccagtgaaaaaaaataaagacagtccATAGTTACTTTCTAATCTGCTTTACCTTGTGGCTCGCCACCTCCATTGGGAGAGAGGTTTGTCCAGAAAATGGTGTGGTTAATGTGGCCTCCCCCATTAAACTTTAGAGCAGGCTGGAGGGCAACCTGTGCAGTCACATCACCTGAAATACATCCAAGTAGATCAGTGCTGACATGCATTAATCACTGGGAAACATCTGGGATAatttgtttagagcaacataaaAATGCACACCACTGTCATAGATGCTAAAGAATACTAGATGCAggttaaatgttaataaataaagtccTTGTCACTAATGCCAGCTGAACTTTAATTTGACTTCATGTTTGTACCTTTTGCAAGCGCCTCCTGGTATTTTTCCTCTGTAACGTTGAGGTTGTTGACATATGTGGCATGATGCTTGCTGTGATGCAGCTGCATTATCTCAGCATTGATGTGAGGCTCCAGGGCACCGTAGTCATATGTCAGGTCAGGAAGTGTGTGCTTCTGCCTTGATGCAGCTATCTGATTTATAGTTTGGCTGAGACTGGCTGCACACCTGTAAAGTAGTAAAGATAAATAACTGTTACGTATATATATTAGATGCTAAACACCtgaaaaaagatagaaaaaatagATAATTTGCCAGTTAAATCTTGGGTTACCTACGAGGGATACATGTTGAAATCCGCAATAGACTGGTGAGGGTATGTATATCAGTTTGAGTTACACAAGTTTTGTCGCTTGAACTGACCTTAACTGCTGGTGTTGTTTCAGGATTAACACACTGTGTGGATAGATATTAGCTCAAAGAACTCGTAGTGTTCgcataaatgtgataaaaacatttaacacttGGACTATAACTTTGGAGGCTTGCAAGTACGTTGAcatatgtatttaaaataacttttctgCGCCACAAGCTAACCTTACTGAACTGCTAAACTAACTTAGCATATTTGCTAGCTAATGGTTAGCTAACAACAAACAACTGATTCAAGTTCATGATCAGCAGCTGCTAGCTGGTGTCTGTTGTCATTGTTTGTGCACCTAAAACATGTGAAATTCTTTTAAATGATAAGCTGACAACCGTCTTACCTGCGTATTTGACCAACTCTGCAAAGCATGTTTCTGATAGTGCTCAGTGTATAGACAGAACAGTGCAAACACGTTGGATGTGACTGCCCTTGAAATGTACAATTTCAAGTTGACGTCGCAGGCGACTGTACCATTATCAGAAGATGGGGGAGTCCTCAATGGTGAATAAATACTGACGAGACCTAAAACCACTATTCACTTAAAATCCACCTATAGATAAATTACACTTGTACAAAAGCATCCTAATTATGATTAGATGTTGAATTTGAACACCTCCCCAACCTCTTCTAACTTTTCTTCAGTTCAACCTTCTAGTTGTTTTTTCGGGACATAAAGTGAAATGCATGATATAATATGAGAACAGAAGAGTGTCTCCATATAGTGAATACATCTCTTCATACCAATTTACTTTTTGATTACGTTTTAAATCAGGGAAACACCACGAAAACAAGACATTATTAATTCTGGTAGAACAATTTTAGGGTGAACTCTATCTGTATAAGTAAGCATAATCctaagaagagagagagagagaagcccGCTTCATAATTATTACGACAAGCAAAGAGTCACGTGGTCCCGTCCCCTCAGCGAAAACTACACTGTAGATCGTCTATATAAATGCAAATTATCACTCTGGCGTAACAAACGAGTCTGGGGGCATTGCGCCTCATAGTTGTCTGTCATATTTTCAACCTTAGTATTTGCTTTTGATCTTGtcataatgttttatatatgttctacataatgtataaaaaaaataccagcTATTTGTAAGCAGTGTCATAGTTAACTTTCCAAAGcacaattttatatatatatatatatatatatatatatatatatatatatatatatatatatatatatatatatatatatatatagagatatATATAAGTAATGGACAACAAGTCATCACACCATCATAACCTAAATGGGATAGAGCATTTAATTCAGCGAtagtggaaagaaaaataactattttttaaaaacaatttctaCCATTAGAGCTGTAGTTGCGCAGTAGGTAGGATCCAAAAATCTTTTTGGCGTGAGAAGTCTTTCTTCATTTGACGATTTCTGGTATTACTCCGCAGCAACTCGAGCGCAGCACACCAGCTCACCCGACCCAGAGCCATTCTGCCCTCGGCAAGGAAGATGTTAGCAGCTACACCGAGGCGAGGCAGTCACTTATAACTCTACtatctatttttaacatatttgcTTATTCCATCTCACAAGGGATCTGTAAAGCTGTGAGGTTCTTGAATCATCGAAAGAAACGGGCCTGGTGGGTATTTTGATGCCATTTGGCCTTGTAATCTGCGGCTAGGAACCCGCTAGTTTCAGGAAAAGGAGCGCAAGGGAGGGAGTCATTTCCTTCACCGCCATTTTGTGAAAACAAGGAACCGAAACAGGGCCAAGAATTACACGCTGCTTgactaaacataaaaaagatattttttatgaaCACCCTGTGTCCACAAATGATAGTCTTTGCAAGGGACGCTAAACGTTATTAGCAAAGAGAGTTAACCTTggttagcttttttcttttcttttttctcgcTGTTGTTCGCTATTCACCGCCGCAGGCTGCAGTACCGGCCAACATTATGTTGGGCAGCTCTATTTAACCGggttttaatatttagatttggTCCACCAGTTAATTATCGTGGAAGTATTGTACCCTCTGTGTTATCTGTTTTCAGAAACCAGATCACATGTAGTAGCAGTTTATCGTTTCTGTCATAGAAGGCATATTTTACTGCATGCGGACAGTCAGCGCGGACAGATGAAAAGATGAGGCAGTGGATTCAGCAAACAATATTAAGTTGTAGTTActgatcattttctgttttatatatttatttatagagtTCACAATGACCAACGAGGAACCTCTACCTAAAAAGGTTGGTGTCGGTTTATGGTTATCTATTTtaataatcatattttattaGCCTCAGCATGTATTTAAATGGCTTCTCCATCTGACCAATGCTTGATTTTTCTTTCCCACAGGTTCGCCTCAGTGAATCTGACATGAAGACTTTGACCAGAGAAGAGTTGTGTACAAGGTAGATACTTGCTCTGTTTCTGCTGATCAGTGGTATTTCATGTTATCTGTTTAAGATGCTGCTAAAACATACTCTGGTCCTTTCAGGTGGAAACAGCATGAGACATATGTCCAGGTCCTGGAGGAAAAATATGCAGAGCTGTGTTGTAAGTATATTTGATTACATAAATCAAATACAGCTTTAACATGGATTGATTTTCTCTTGAAAGCctctcagatgaaaatgagGGCTGTATTTAGCACCTAATATCAGTAAGCTTGCTGTGTGTTAAAATTAATAGTGTTACTTTACCTTCTTAGCCAATGATGTTCCAGGACTGAAGGAATCGGAGGAAAAacttaaacagcagcagcaggagtcTGCGCGCCGGGAGAACATCTTGGTTATGCggcttgccaccaaggagcagGAAATGCAAGAGTGCACGGTATGTATCTATACctattttaacttttctttagATGATTGGGAATTCAGTTTTTGGCTTATAAATGAATGTTGTAATGCTTTCAAGAGAACCGTTTCATGAATAATAACTGAATGGTTAATGTGTCTCACCTTTTCAGTTAGTTATTTCATGGAAGTCCGgcttcactttttatttctttggctAAATAGTTTTCAGGTTAATTTGCATACTGACTTGTAATAGTTGAATTAATGTAGTTTTCATATCTTTAACACCAGCTTTTAATCTAGTCACTGTAAAATGAGTAAAGACTTTGTAGTGGCAGCCTTGTCATCGTATCTGGTGTAGGCAAATGTTATCTTATTTATGTGAGATTacccatttttgttttctgtcaaaaCAGCTGCTTGTAAGTACACAAATGGTTTATATGCATTATgcatatttgattatttttgttttgttttgtttctttttaactacAGTAATGGATGATGAAAGGTCCCATTTAGTTGAGCACTACTATTAATGATTACAACTGGTAAATTTGCTTGTTAAAATGCAGAAACTCCAGAAAAATCCAGTAACGTGActttaataatacaaaatgGCGTATAAGCAAGTAAAGGACTTAGTAAACATTTAATATTAGATCCgtgttgcttttattttctgctgccAGAATAAGTGGCAAGCAGAACTGTATCTTGGAGCCATTAGTtacatttacatggacaaatccttcatctgtttaaaatgaatctgatcagagattacAGCTGACACTTTTACATGGAGGCTAGATAAACTGATCCCATCAGTTCTATTTACATAAGATTTAATACGATCACAACGCTTTTGACGTGAGAAGTGCCGCTAAGGTGTCTTGAAACTTTTGGCCGTTgaaatgctcaataatcctcaactctttcagtttcttaAAAATATCGTATCAGCTACAGTCCCATTCTGTTATGCTGCTGCCATTTTTCCAAGTCTTCCCAGAAACTCATTATGTCACATAATTCCCTCATTGTTCAAGCATATGCTGGAATAACATCCACCATAGAAATGATCATCAGTGTATATTtggttatttattcctgctagtctgatcgtgaaaaggtttacaCCACCCCTCTTGATCAAGTAGGAAATTCTTCCTGGTCGAGGTTGATCAGATCAGCGGACATatttacatgacacattttattctgattggacattTCATCGGATCAAAAGTGCATCAAGTAAACGCAGCTATTCAGGATCATGAAAGTGGGCTAAAGGTGAATTGTGTTACAGAGGGCATCCTTTACTCTTACCAGATTGACGGCTCAGTGGATCAACCGGTGGCTTATGGCAGCAAATGCCATTCTCAAAGAGCATCAGGGCCCAGCACCCCTCAGCCAGGTGGAGATTGGAGACATTTTAAATTGGAAGTCCagcattttattctgttttaaactCAGCACTGTAAGGAACTGAATAGTTGGAAACCTTTTGACCTCTTCTGTAAATGTGTTCTGATGAGGTCTATGCTGGTCAAGGTCAATATAAGTTTGATTATTCACAGGTCAGAAATTTGATTGGAGTATTTCTAAGAACAAGATGTTATATATTGATCTGAATTTTAGGTCACAAGTGACTTGAATAACATAAAAAGCCATTATTGCTTGAActtctttgaaagaaaaaaaaacagatttgagGACTTTTAGAAATCTATAAACTCATTATGTATTGATTTTCTAATAGATTTTTGGCAAAAATGCTAAtgggagataaaaaaaaagcccaagGAATTAAAGTGGCACTGATAATTATTCCAAAACTCTCCATCTGTTACTAGACACTTACACCTGTTTGTTATATCCTACAGACTCAGATTCAATACCTCAAGCAAGTCCAGCAGCCGAGCGTGGCCCAACTGCGGTCATCCATGGTGGACCCAGCCATCAACTTGTTTTTCCTCAAAATGAAGGCAGAACTGGAACAGACTAAAGACAAACTGGAGCAGGCCCAAAATGAACTGAGTGCCTGGAAATTTACACCTGATAGGTAAAGACAATCAAAATAACTCCCCCCTCAAAAAAAGTCAAGACTTCCTCACGCCCCCCACCCTCACTCTCACTGCAGGCATGCAGGAACAATGGTGGGGGGGAAGGCTGACAAATGCTGTACTCACCACAAGACTCAGACTTTACAGAAAGCCAGTcactgcaaaacaaaactgcttttGTACTCTTGTACTGTTCCAGCCACATATCACATAACCTAAAGAGAAAAGACAGTATGGTCAGGTGACACTTGTGTTTCAGCTCTCTCTCCCCTCGTATTCCCTCACCGTCCAAGGGCCTGAAGGAGTCCGGACTGATCTGAAGAGGTGGTCACTTACTTCCCGCCATGGATGTGCCCTcaccacccccccaccccagcTCAAACCAGACAGTTGACATATTACATAGGGGGTTATGGGGGAGGTTGTGTCAGGCAGGGAGCATCCCTAGCCTAAAACAGCtattgaacattttaaagacaaagacTATTCCCATACTtgctttaaaaagacatttaactGTGGATCACACCACACAAATACCTGCTAGTCTTTCTGAGAAATGTAAAGACTTTTTGGACAGTCTAGATACAATCCATTAACATGAAGAAAGTTTCTAGGATTTAAAAGTAAGACTTTGGGGGAAGAGCCACTAAAATGATATTCACCCTGAGCGGAGCCAGATCCTCGGTCCACAAAAGGACTATGGTTCAGGCACGAGGGTCCATTCGCCCGTGTCTTTGAACATGGGCCTACACACGGTAGAGTGTATTTACATGCTTCATTTtgtaaattgtttatttatattggcatttttaatttgatctcTCTTGTTTCTCTATAACCAACACttactgcagtgtgtgtgtgtgtgtgtgtgaaccaaGAAGCATGATTGGCCTTCATTATTTACTCCAGTGTTAACGTTTCCTCGGCTTTTAGAGATGAACTAAATTCTACTTAATTTCCTCGACACTGAAACACACTGCTGTAGGTAAACTGATGCCTGTTATCAAGTTGTGAATGCAAATGTCCTTAACAAGTCATGTTATGAGTTGATGAGGATGTATAAACTGTAttctgtgtatttctgtgttgACCAAACAATCTTTCCTGCAGCGTAATCTTTCCTGCTGATGTGGGACAGTCATTTAGCCACTGTTTATACAATAATTCAGTAGTGGCATTTGTTTATGATTTTTCTAAAATCATAAATATGATGATCTAAAATGGTAGTGTATTTGGtagctgaaagaagaaaaatggttGGAAAAACTCCTAATaggaaaatgcagtaaatgcaTTTAAGTAATTGAC
The sequence above is drawn from the Melanotaenia boesemani isolate fMelBoe1 chromosome 22, fMelBoe1.pri, whole genome shotgun sequence genome and encodes:
- the sod2 gene encoding superoxide dismutase [Mn], mitochondrial, whose protein sequence is MLCRVGQIRRCAASLSQTINQIAASRQKHTLPDLTYDYGALEPHINAEIMQLHHSKHHATYVNNLNVTEEKYQEALAKGDVTAQVALQPALKFNGGGHINHTIFWTNLSPNGGGEPQGELMEAIKRDFGSFQKMKEKMSAATVAVQGSGWGWLGYDKESGRLRIAACANQDPLQGTTGLIPLLGIDVWEHAYYLQYKNVRPDYVKAIWNVINWENVSDRLQTAKK